CGGGGCCGCGCCGTGCCGACGGCCCCGCCCGCGCGGGGCGCCGTCGTTCTCGGTGTCCACGCCCCCATTATGGGCGCCGCCTCCGCCCGGCCCGTCGGACAGCGGACGTTCGGCCTGTCGCTACTTGAGCAGGCCGGCCATCTCCGTGACCGTCGGGCAGGGCCAGCGCAGCATGCAGCAGCGGCACCGCTGCGTCATCGGCGCCGGCCCGCTGGAGACGCCGCCGCCGTCGCGCGGACGGTGCAGGGACAGCAGGTTCAGGCAGGTGTCGGCGAACGCGATGATCTCGCTGCGGGCGTTGGCGTAGAACGCGACGTCGTTGATGCGCAGCAGGGCGTTCTCGGCCGGCTGCGCGGGGATGCCGACGGTCTCCGGTCCCCAGGAGACGGCCTTGGCGGCCCGCTCGCGCACCCCTTCGATGTAGAGCCGCAGTCGTTCGTGGTCGTCCAGCCGCCCTGGAGCGGAAACGGAAACGTCGATGGGCATTGTGAATTCCCCCCGGTCGGAACGGCGTCCGACCTCACCCCGATGTTACTAAGAGTGAAGCTAGTGTTACAGATTGTTGCACTGCTGTGCGGGGAAAGCGGCGGGGCGCGCCGGGGAGTCCGCGCCGCGGACCGGGCATCGGTGACACCGGGGACGAAAGAGCGCACGGGTTGTCCCGGGGGTCTGGGACAACCCGTGCGGGGCGGGCGGAAAGGGGTATTCGCCGCCGCTCGTGCGAGCCTGGAACAGGTCGCTATCCGCAGTTCCCCCCGCAGTTGCAGGAGCCGCCGCTCTGGCAGCCGCAACCGCAGCCGGGACCGCAGTTGCATCCGCCGGGAGCCGGGGGAGTCGGACTGGACTGGGGCATGGTCCCTCCTCGGAGCCGAGGACCGGCACGGCATGCGCGTGCTTCGCTGCACCGCATGGGGGAGCACCGTCGTCGTGCTCCGTAGAGAGGGTTTCCCGGTTCCCAAGATCGGCAATCCCCCCGGCCGGTATCGGAAAAAGGCCCGCGGCGCCGGATTCGGCTGACCGCGGGCGCGCGCACCAGGCGCCTCACCGGTGTTCGGCGATCGGGTTCGTACAGGGACCGGCTGTCGCAGTGCGTGCAGCGTCGGCGATACAGCAGGTCCGGGCCAGGGAAGACCCGCCTCGTCCCGCGGACGCAGCGGTCAAAGCTCGATCAGGCGAAGAAACCGGACGCGACGGCCGGCCGCCGCAGTATTCGGTACAGCCAGATCTGCCCGATGACCATGACCGGAAGGAGCGGTGCCACGCCGGCCCCCACCAGGGCCAGTGTCGCCGGCTCCGATTCGAGTCCGGGCAGTTCAACGGCCGAGGCGACGAGCAGCGGTGGAACCGCCATGGCCAGCGCCGAGGTATGCCGCGACCAGCGGGGGCCGGACAGGCCCGAGGTCGAGGCGAGCGCCGTGACCAGGACGGTCAGCACCACGACCGCCGACAACGGGCGCCCGACCGCGGTGCCGCCGGACAGCACCGCGGCCCCGATCGCCAGGACCACCGCGCCCAGGGCCGCGCGCGCCAGCACGCGGGTCGCCTGGGCCGCGACATCGGCGGACTCCGCCGGATCGGCGGCGGACGCGGAGACCGCGACCGGTGCAGCGGGGGACGCGGCGGCCGCCACGGGGGCCGCGGCGCTCCCAGGGGCGACCGCGGCCGCCGCCCGTGCGGTGGGGAGCGGATGCGGCGGCACCACCGCGCTCTCGTCCGCGGGAACCAGCCGCTCGGCGCCGAACGCGGCCCCGCGCAGCGCGAACAGCAGCGCCACCGCGATCGCGCAGACCACCCCGAACACGCTGAACGCGGTGCCGCCGAGCAGCGCGGCCAGCACCAGCCCCCAGCACAGGGCGAGGGTCCAACTGCCGGCGACGACGGCGGCGTCCCAGAACCCGTGCCATCGGCGGGCGTCCACCCGCGCCCGGAACCACAGCCCGGCGTCGCGCCACAGCC
This sequence is a window from Spinactinospora alkalitolerans. Protein-coding genes within it:
- a CDS encoding cytochrome d ubiquinol oxidase subunit II yields the protein MESLAVVFLAGLVVGYFVLAGCDIGLGMLMPYLARGSAERRRVASAIAPYFLGTEVWLVAAVGVVAAAFPELKSAVVVQQWPVFVALLAGWLWRDAGLWFRARVDARRWHGFWDAAVVAGSWTLALCWGLVLAALLGGTAFSVFGVVCAIAVALLFALRGAAFGAERLVPADESAVVPPHPLPTARAAAAVAPGSAAAPVAAAASPAAPVAVSASAADPAESADVAAQATRVLARAALGAVVLAIGAAVLSGGTAVGRPLSAVVVLTVLVTALASTSGLSGPRWSRHTSALAMAVPPLLVASAVELPGLESEPATLALVGAGVAPLLPVMVIGQIWLYRILRRPAVASGFFA